From the Fusobacterium ulcerans ATCC 49185 genome, the window TTATATGCTGAGGATAATAACTATATACACCTTTTTCACAGAAAAATGGATAAGATAATATTTCAGAATTTTCTCTATATTTTCTCATTCTTTTAAGATATTCTTTAGATATTCTGAATGTTCCTATACTTACATCTAAAATATTTTTAGAAAACAGTTCATTAAAAGTTCTTTTTACTAGCTCTCCATATTCTTTTTCAAAATTTTCTATATATATCACTGGGTCAAAACATATCCTTACTTTCCAGCCTTTTTCCAACATTTCATCTGCAGCTTCCAATCTCTCTTCTAAAGAGGCTGCTCCCTTTTCATGTTCTGCAGCAAAACTTTCTGGAGAAAGAGTCCAGGCAAGTATAAAATTATCCAGAGGTTTCAAATATTTCACTGCCTTTATATTACTGCTTTTTGTTCTAAGCTCTATTTTCAAATTTCTATTTTTACTTACAAAATTATACCACTGTTCTACTAATCCTGTCATTCCTTCTAATGCCAATAAATCTGTATCATATGAAATACATATATACATAGACTTTTCCTTAAGAATCTTTTCTATTTCATGAAAACAATCC encodes:
- a CDS encoding SPL family radical SAM protein, encoding MKKLEKKLLNSSFSHIYVEKEAFKYPLTDKILRKFPNCKTIELDTYKEIFSKGNQNFIMQKKSQKLILAVKKENYLYEGAKVCESFGNDNFYYTSSVINCIYDCEYCYLQGVYTSANIVIFVNIEDCFHEIEKILKEKSMYICISYDTDLLALEGMTGLVEQWYNFVSKNRNLKIELRTKSSNIKAVKYLKPLDNFILAWTLSPESFAAEHEKGAASLEERLEAADEMLEKGWKVRICFDPVIYIENFEKEYGELVKRTFNELFSKNILDVSIGTFRISKEYLKRMRKYRENSEILSYPFFCEKGVYSYYPQHIKKMIDFMKEETRKYIEDEKIFI